The Pseudomonas sp. S06B 330 genome contains the following window.
GCTGATGCAGCATTCGGCGTTCACGATGAAGAACCCGAACAAGGTACGTGCCTTGATCGGTGCCTTCGCCGGCCAGAACCTGGTCAACTTCCATGCTGGCGATGGTTCTGGCTATCGTTTCCTGGCGGACCTGGTGATCGAACTCAATGCCCTCAACCCGCAGATTGCCTCACGGCAATTGGCACCGTTGACCCGCTGGCGCAAATACGACGGCGCCCGTCAGGCACTGATGAAGGGTGAGCTGGAGCGCATCCTGGCGTCCGGCTCACTGTCCAGCGATGTTTATGAAGTCGTGAGCAAGAGCCTGGCGTAATGGCCTGATCGCCAGCAAGGCTGGCCCCACCGTCCTCCCGAGAGACTGTGGGGGCCAGCCTTGCTGGCGAGAACTACCCCGCAAATCCTTCGCTTAACAAAAGATAACGTCCCGTTCGTTGTCAGCCCTTCAAAAACCCCGATAGGATGGCCCTCAGCTTTTGCGGGGCTCTGGAACACGGTTTTTCGCAGTGCCTGCAAATAGATTGACCCAAATAACAATAATCGGGGGACAGATCTATGACCGAGCCATGCATGGCAGGTACTGGCGGCGCAGCGCGCGTACGCCCATGGGCATTGGCCGCCAGCGGTTTGCTGGTGATCGCAATGGGGTTGTCGGCCAACACGGTCGCGGCGGCAACGTCCGAGGCCAAGGTTTACTCCACGGAATCGGCCAAGGCCGAAAAGAGCCTGTTGCTCGACGTGACCCAAGCCGGCCCACGCCTGATCACTGTCGGTGATCGCGGCCATATTCTCTTCTCCGATGACCAGGGTAAGACCTGGACCCAAGCCAAGGTGCCGACCCGGCAACTGCTCACCGCCGTTTATTTTGTCGATGCCAAGCACGGCTGGGCGGTCGGCCATGACGCGCAGATTCTGGTCAGCAGCGACGGCGGTGTGACCTGGACCAAGCAATTCGAAGACCTGCAACGTGAAGCGCCGTTGCTCGATGTCTGGTTCAAGGACGCCGAGCACGGCTTTGCCGTGGGTGCTTATGGCGCGCTGCTGGAAACCACTGACGGTGGCAAACAGTGGCTCGACGTTGCTGATCGACTGGACAACGAAGACCAGTTCCACCTCAACGGCATTGCCCAGGTCAAAGATGCCGGTCTGTTCATCGTCGGTGAACAGGGCAGTATGTTCCGCTCCAGTGACGACGGTCAGACCTGGCAAAAGCTTCAAGGCCCTTATGAAGGTTCACTGTTTGGTGTGATCGGTACCGCCCAGCCGCGCACGTTGCTGGCCTATGGGCTGCGTGGCAACCTCTACCGCTCCACTGATTTTGGTGACAGTTGGCAACAGATTGAACTGAAGGCCGCCCGCGGTGCCCTCGAATTTGGCTTGGCAAGCGCTACGCTTCTCGCTAATGGCAACCTGGTGTTGGTCGGCAACGGTGGCAGCGTCCTGCGTAGCAGTGACGACGGTCAGACGTTCAGTATCTTCAACCGTGCTGATCGCATCGCCCTGGCGGCTGTCAGTGGTCGCAATGGTGAAGGGCTGGTGCTGGTTGGTCAGGGTGGTGTGCACCTGGCTTCGGCCCAGGGCGCTGAAGGAGTGCAGCCATGAGCCAGCAGGAGCAGTTCAACATGAATCAGCAGCACCATCACGACAAGGCGACCCTGCTTGAACGCCTGATCTTCAACAACCGCCCGGTGGTGATTCTCATCTGCCTGCTGGTTAGCGTATTTCTGTTCTGGCAGGCCACGCAGATCCGTCCTTCGACCAGCTTCGAGAAAATGATTCCGCTTGAGCATCCCTTCATCGAGAAGATGCTCGAACACCGTAACGACCTGGCCAACCTCGGCAACACCGTGCGCATTTCGGTGGAAGCCACCGATGGCGATATCTTCAGCAAGGACTACATGGAGACCTTGCGCCAGATTCATGACGAGGTCTTCTACATTCCGGGGGTCGATCGCTCCGGGCTGAAGTCGCTGTGGAGCCCTAGCGTGCGCTGGACCGAGGTGACCGAAGAAGGCTTTGCTGGTGGTGAAGTCATTCCCAACACTTACGACGGTTCGCCCGACAGCCTCGACTTGTTGCGCAACAACGTGCTCAAGTCCGGCCAGGTCGGTCGCCTGGTGGGCAACAACTTCAAGTCGAGCATCATCGATGTGCCGCTGCTGGAGTCTTACCCGGATCCGCAGGACCAGAGCAAACTGATCAAGCTCGATTACCAGCAATTCTCCCATCAGCTGGAAGAGAAGATCCGCGACAAGTTCCAGGCGCAGAACCCGAATGTGAAGATTCACATCGTCGGTTTCGCGAAAAAGGTAGGTGACCTGATCGATGGCCTGGTGATGGTGGCGATGTTCTTCGGTATCGCCCTGGTGATCACCTGGATTCTGCTGTACTGGTTCACCTGGTGTATCCGCAGCACCATCGCCGTTTTGATCACCACCCTGGTGGCGGTAGTCTGGCAACTGGGGCTGATGCATGCGGTAGGGTTCGGCCTTGATCCGTATTCGATGCTGGTGCCGTTTTTGATCTTCGCCATCGGCATTTCCCACGGGGTGCAGAAGATCAACGGCATTGCCCTGCAGTCGAGCGATGCTGATAACGCCCTGACCGCTGCCCGACGCACCTTCCGCCAGCTGTTCCTGCCGGGGATGATTGCGATTCTGGCCGACGCCGTAGGCTTCATCACCTTGTTGATCATCGACATCGGCGTGATCCGTGAACTGGCTATCGGTGCTTCGATCGGC
Protein-coding sequences here:
- a CDS encoding WD40/YVTN/BNR-like repeat-containing protein, translating into MTEPCMAGTGGAARVRPWALAASGLLVIAMGLSANTVAAATSEAKVYSTESAKAEKSLLLDVTQAGPRLITVGDRGHILFSDDQGKTWTQAKVPTRQLLTAVYFVDAKHGWAVGHDAQILVSSDGGVTWTKQFEDLQREAPLLDVWFKDAEHGFAVGAYGALLETTDGGKQWLDVADRLDNEDQFHLNGIAQVKDAGLFIVGEQGSMFRSSDDGQTWQKLQGPYEGSLFGVIGTAQPRTLLAYGLRGNLYRSTDFGDSWQQIELKAARGALEFGLASATLLANGNLVLVGNGGSVLRSSDDGQTFSIFNRADRIALAAVSGRNGEGLVLVGQGGVHLASAQGAEGVQP